The following proteins are co-located in the Branchiostoma lanceolatum isolate klBraLanc5 chromosome 16, klBraLanc5.hap2, whole genome shotgun sequence genome:
- the LOC136421466 gene encoding O-acyltransferase like protein-like, with amino-acid sequence MAGLLPVCLLLMVLGSGCAQQPGDQTSDFQRLIDKMKISLHTGLDVLTNLKDENRDAGELPDLSEGNVSEQCRRDIFKFWQDLRRGKTYALLMLDSFGKPPSGILTGNYNWLGRYSECNKITGEEHNITFNGKYYIATLTSGQMTPGITLKLGVCAPSSCSTDDVIQQLKSSTVLGDFVKQGVVHVTARFVSTQPIKAGTVAAICICGSLFTLILLGTMYDVMIDRPKKAAINGGKVC; translated from the exons ATGGCGGGACTGTTACCTGTATGTCTACTGCTGATGGTCCTGGGCTCGGGGTGTGCCCAACAACCCGGGGACCAAACTTCGGACTTCCAGCGGCTGATAGACAAAATGAAGATTAGCCTACATACGGGCCTGGACGTTCTGACAAACTTGAAGGACGAGAACCGGGATGCTGGGGAACTTCCCGACTTGTCCGAGGGGAACGTCAGTGAACAATGTCGCCGGGACATCTTCAAGTTCTGGCAAGACCTTCGTCGCGGAAAGACCTACGCTCTGCTCA TGCTGGATTCCTTTGGTAAACCTCCGAGCGGTATTCTGACTGGTAACTACAACTGGCTCGGCAGATACTCAGAGTGTAACAAAATAACCGGAGAAGAACACAACATCACCTTCAACGGGAAGTACTACATCGCCACTCTGACATCCGGCCAG ATGACTCCAGGTATCACACTGAAGCTCGGCGTTTGTGCACCTAGCTCTTGCAGTACAGATGACGTCATTCAACAGCTCAAGAGCA GTACCGTTTTAGGGGACTTCGTGAAGCAAGGAGTGGTGCACGTGACTGCACGGTTCGTGTCTACCCAACCCATCAAAGCTGGAACAGTGGCTGCAAT CTGTATTTGCGGATCACTTTTCACTCTTATATTGctcggtacaatgtatgacgtcatgatcgaCAGACCCAAGAAAGCGGCCATCAATGGCGGAAAAGTATGTTAG